In the Solanum pennellii chromosome 5, SPENNV200 genome, one interval contains:
- the LOC107018528 gene encoding cytochrome P450 78A3-like: MTTNTEKLWVFALATKYNFFNPINSILFALILSFVWFIINIIYWTHPGGPAWGKYNKLSKYLLVKNPIPGPNGLPFIGSMFMMTGLAHQKIAIMAQFFKAKRLMSFSLGETRFIVTCNHVVAKEVLNSKSFVARPVNESAYGLMFDRAIGFAPYGVYWRTLRKIASTHMFCSKQIKTSEAQRFEIAKQMVEIFNGRRSEGLRVRDVVKKASLNNMMCSVFGRKYSLVDYFNDEMKEVSELVDEGYDILGILNWSDHLPWLAEFDPQKIKYRCERLVPKVNRIVGRIIDEHRAQPSNVHRDFVDVLLSLQGVEALSDSDMIAVLWEMIFRGSDTVAILIEWILARMVLHPDVQSKVQEEVDRITEKSRPVMESDVTNMVYLQSVVNEVLRLHPPGPLLAWARLAIEDTIVDGYHVPAGTTAMVNMWAITRSEEVWNEPLEFKPERFMNQTEPVVFSVLGSDLRLAPFGSGRRSCPGKTLGLTTVTFWVASLLQEFKFGTTDGSKTVDLSEVLRLTCEMKTPLMVKVQARNLTN; encoded by the exons atgacaacaaACACAGAAAAGCTTTGGGTTTTTGCCTTAGCcacaaaatacaattttttcaacCCCATCAATTCCATTTTATTTGCACTTATTTTATCTTTCGTCTGGtttatcatcaacataatttacTGGACTCACCCTGGTGGTCCAGCTTGGGGTAAATAtaacaaattatcaaaatatttactCGTTAAAAATCCAATCCCAGGTCCAAATGGCTTACCTTTTATAGGTAGTATGTTCATGATGACTGGTTTAGCACATCAAAAAATCGCGATTATGGCTCAATTTTTCAAAGCTAAGCGTCTTATGTCATTCAGCTTAGGTGAAACCAGATTTATTGTAACATGTAATCATGTCGTAGCAAAAGAAGTATTGAACAGTAAATCTTTTGTTGCGCGTCCTGTTAATGAATCTGCGTATGGATTAATGTTTGATAGAGCTATTGGATTTGCTCCTTACGGGGTTTATTGGAGAACACTAAGGAAAATTGCATCTACACATATGTTTTGTTCAAAACAGATTAAAACGTCTGAAGCTCAAAGATTTGAAATCGCGAAACAGATGGTGGAGATTTTTAATGGGAGGAGGAGTGAAGGTTTACGAGTTCGAGATGTGGTGAAAAAAGCATCTTTGAATAATATGATGTGTTCTGTTTTTGGACGAAAGTATAGTCTCGTTGATTATTTTAACGATGAGATGAAAGAGGTGAGCGAGTTAGTCGATGAAGGTTATGATATTTTGGGAATACTTAATTGGTCTGATCACCTACCTTGGTTAGCTGAGTTTGATCCACAAAAAATTAAGTATAGGTGTGAACGTCTAGTGCCTAAAGTGAATCGAATCGTGGGTAGGATCATCGATGAACATCGAGCTCAACCTAGTAATGTTCATCGCGATTTTGTGGATGTTTTGCTCTCTCTTCAAGGGGTTGAAGCATTATCAGACTCTGATATGATCGCTGTACTCTGG GAAATGATATTTAGGGGGAGTGACACGGTGGCAATTTTAATAGAGTGGATATTAGCACGGATGGTACTTCATCCTGACGTTCAGTCAAAGGTACAAGAGGAGGTAGACAGAATTACTGAAAAGTCACGACCAGTGATGGAGTCTGATGTAACCAACATGGTTTATTTACAATCAGTAGTGAACGAAGTACTTAGGTTGCACCCTCCGGGCCCACTATTGGCGTGGGCCCGTCTCGCGATTGAGGACACCATAGTGGATGGGTATCATGTTCCTGCGGGAACCACTGCTATGGTCAACATGTGGGCCATCACAAGGAGTGAAGAGGTTTGGAATGAACCACTTGAGTTTAAACCCGAAAGGTTCATGAATCAGACCGAACCTGTTGTTTTTTCGGTGTTGGGGTCTGATCTAAGGCTGGCACCATTTGGTTCTGGAAGGCGAAGTTGTCCCGGAAAGACACTTGGCTTGACCACAGTCACTTTTTGGGTAGCATCGCTCTTGCAAGAGTTCAAATTCGGGACTACTGATGGATCCAAAACGGTTGATTTGTCTGAAGTACTAAGGCTTACATGCGAAATGAAGACCCCACTGATGGTGAAGGTGCAAGCGagaaatttaactaattaa